Proteins from one Fragaria vesca subsp. vesca linkage group LG6, FraVesHawaii_1.0, whole genome shotgun sequence genomic window:
- the LOC101298632 gene encoding uncharacterized protein LOC101298632, with amino-acid sequence MLNINELRWHLSPALLEFGITEDSDYHKVIVIDIGNVSQRLGRDVIHKKESRGLITLQVSISKEHNMFRCENCLTQRVERESIIEAEDSERVMVPASESSIKKLLKKRVRVEEGESCSVCLEEFRAGTYETSMDCSHVFHRECIGKWMTQSHYCPVCRYEMPTDNDEGGFHQDDELVDRFGLGYRV; translated from the coding sequence ATGTTGAACATCAACGAGTTGCGCTGGCATCTGTCTCCTGCTCTGTTAGAATTTGGGATCACAGAAGATAGTGACTACCACAAAGTGATAGTGATTGACATTGGAAATGTGAGCCAGAGATTAGGCCGAGACGTTATTCACAAAAAGGAGAGTCGAGGGCTAATCACCTTGCAAGTTTCTATTTCAAAAGAACATAATATGTTTCGTTGTGAGAATTGTCTGACCCAGAGGGTTGAAAGGGAGTCGATAATTGAGGCTGAGGACTCAGAAAGAGTAATGGTACCAGCGAGCGAGTCATCAATCAAGAAGCTACTGAAGAAGAGGGTTAGGGTTGAAGAGGGAGAGAGTTGTAGTGTTTGCTTGGAGGAGTTTAGGGCTGGGACTTATGAGACAAGCATGGACTGCTCACATGTGTTTCATAGGGAGTGCATAGGAAAATGGATGACACAGAGTCACTATTGTCCTGTCTGCAGGTATGAGATGCCTACTGATAATGATGAAGGAGGCTTTCACCAAGATGACGAATTAGTCGATCGTTTCGGTTTAGGATATAGGGTTTAG
- the LOC101298617 gene encoding uncharacterized protein LOC101298617, with protein sequence MKMDSLVLLLGFLLLTLFSQRFSLPVVVALDLKNTTRYNKQVSTLRLERIEKHLNKINKPPVMTIQSPDGDMIDCVHKRKQPALDHPLLKNHKIQKVAPEMPKVMKTMKPSSSSSQSENDTVKGKTGGIAWGHQTWHTNGTRCPRGTVPIRRTTVSDILRAKSLFDYGKKSQRRTNVNVNRHADAPDVVSGNGHEHAIAYSGSSNEVYGAKATINVWTPAIEQMNEFSLSQIWVLSGSFDGTDLNSIEAGWQVSPELYGDSRPRLFTYWTTDSYQATGCYNLLCSGFVQTNSRIAIGASISPVSSYASDQFDVTILIWKDPKLGNWWMGYGENNLVGYWPAALFTHLADRATMVEWGGEVVNTRSTGEHTSTQMGSGHFAEDGFGKASYFRNLEIVDSDNSLSSVREVSTLAENTNCYNIKSSYNNDWGTYFYYGGPGRNPKCQ encoded by the exons ATGAAAATGGATAGTCTCGTTCTACTTTTAGGCTTCCTTCTTCTCACTCTCTTCTCCCAAAGATTTTCGCTTCCGGTAGTGGTGGCCTTGGACCTGAAAAATACCACAAGGTACAATAAGCAAGTCAGCACCTTGAGACTTGAGAGAATTGAGAAGCACTTGAACAAGATCAACAAGCCTCCTGTGATGACTATACAG AGCCCAGATGGAGATATGATTGACTGTGTTCATAAAAGAAAGCAGCCAGCTCTGGATCACCCTCTCTTAAAAAACCACAAGATCCAG AAAGTGGCACCAGAAATGCCAAAAGTGATGAAGACGATGAAGCCATCTTCATCATCTTCTCAGAGTGAGAATGATACAGTGAAAGGCAAGACCGGTGGGATTGCATGGGGGCACCAAACGTGGCATACAAACGGGACGAGGTGTCCGAGAGGGACGGTTCCGATACGGCGGACTACAGTGAGTGATATTCTCAGAGCTAAGTCTTTGTTTGACTATGGCAAGAAAAGTCAACGACGCACCAATGTTAATGTGAATAGGCATGCTGATGCACCCGATGTGGTCAGTGGGAATGGCCATGAG CATGCGATTGCTTACTCCGGATCATCGAATGAAGTGTATGGTGCAAAAGCTACGATCAATGTTTGGACACCAGCAATCGAACAAATGAACGAGTTCAGTCTTTCGCAAATCTGGGTTCTGTCGGGATCATTCGATGGTACAGATCTCAACAGCATAGAAGCTGGATGGCAG GTCAGTCCGGAGCTCTATGGTGACAGCAGGCCTAGATTGTTCACCTATTGGACG ACTGATTCATATCAGGCAACTGGATGCTACAACCTTCTGTGTTCTGGATTTGTGCAAACAAATAGTAGAATAGCCATCGGAGCTTCCATATCCCCGGTCTCATCGTATGCAAGCGACCAATTTGACGTTACTATCCTCATATGGAAG GATCCAAAGCTCGGAAATTGGTGGATGGGATATGGAGAGAATAATCTAGTAGGGTACTGGCCAGCAGCGCTATTCACACACTTAGCAGACAGAGCAACAATGGTGGAATGGGGTGGTGAGGTGGTCAATACAAGGTCCACCGGTGAGCATACCTCCACCCAAATGGGTTCTGGTCATTTTGCAGAAGACGGATTTGGGAAAGCAAGCTATTTCCGAAACCTAGAGATTGTAGACTCAGACAACAGCCTCAGTTCTGTGCGAGAAGTCTCAACCTTAGCTGAGAACACCAATTGTTACAACATCAAGAGCTCCTATAACAACGATTGGGGAACTTACTTCTACTATGGGGGGCCTGGAAGAAATCCAAAATGCCAATGA